A genome region from Cucumis sativus cultivar 9930 chromosome 4, Cucumber_9930_V3, whole genome shotgun sequence includes the following:
- the LOC101210859 gene encoding alkylated DNA repair protein ALKBH8 homolog, which yields MELPRFSRPNQDYGSSSSSTPILYVANCGPAVGISHPAIAAVFAHFGHVKGVHPADDTGARVIVCFSEESSARAALEALHGRPCPLLGGRTLHIRYSITRPSISQPNDSLSVSLSASELDIPGLFLLHDFVNAKEEEDLLREVDARPWNNLAKRRVQHYGYEFCYQTRNVNTKHQLGELPSFVSHVVDRISMFPNTEDIADASLDQLTVNEYPPGVGLSPHIDTHSAFEGLIFSLSLAGPCIMEFRRYPEGTWHKFPSSIDLKMENSVNDSNYLRKAIYLPPRSMLLLSGEARYVWHHYIPHHKIDMVKDSSIRRGRRRVSFTFRKVRTDPCQCKFPHYCDSQR from the exons ATGGAGTTGCCAAGATTCAGCCGTCCAAACCAAGATTAtggatcttcttcttcttctacccCTATTCTCTACGTTGCTAACTGCGGACCCGCCGTCGGAATCAGCCACCCCGCAATCGCGGCCGTTTTTGCCCATTTTGGCCATGTCAAAGGTGTTCACCCCGCCGACGATACCGGCGCTCGTGTCATCGTATGTTTCTCTGAAGAATCCAGCGCCCGAGCCGCTCTTGAGGCGCTTCACGGCCGCCCTTGCCCTCTCCTTGGAGGCCGGACTTTGCACATACGTTATTCCATCACCAGACCATCCATTTCGCAACCTAATGATTCTCTTTCAGTTTCTTTGTCGGCTTCGGAGCTGGACATTCCCGGACTTTTCTTATTGCACGATTTCGTTAATGCTAAAGAAGAGGAG GATTTGCTTAGGGAAGTTGATGCTCGACCTTGGAATAATCTGGCGAAACGCAGAGTTCAGCATTATGGGTATGAGTTTTGTTATCAA acGAGGAATGTTAATACTAAACATCAGTTGGGGgaacttccatcatttgttTCCCATGTAGTTGATAGGATCTCCATGTTTCCAAACACTGAGGATATTGCAGATGCTTCTCTTGATCAATTGACG GTTAATGAATACCCACCTGGGGTGGGTTTGTCCCCTCATATAGACACCCATTCTGCATTTGAAGGATTAATTTTCAGCCTTTCCTTAGCAGGGCCATGCATTATGGAGTTTAGGAGATATCCTGAAGGCACTTGGCACAAATTCCCTTCAAgtatagatttgaaaatggagAATTCTGTAAACGACTCAAATTATCTGAGGAAAGCCATTTACCTCCCCCCTCGGTCTATGCTTCTACTGTCTGGAGAGGCACGCTATGTTTGGCATCACTACATTCCTCACCATAAG ATTGACATGGTAAAGGACAGTTCTATCAGAAGGGGTCGTAGGAGAGTTTCTTTTACATTTCGCAAG GTGAGAACTGATCCTTGCCAATGCAAATTTCCCCATTATTGCGATTCTCAGAGATAA